In the genome of Planctomycetota bacterium, one region contains:
- a CDS encoding 2Fe-2S iron-sulfur cluster-binding protein, with the protein MPSITVDGQTIEAEQGELILQACLRAGMELPHYCYHPGLSVVASCRICLAEVEGAPKLLPTCQTPVRDGMVVHTKSPRAVANQKQVMEYLLVNHPLDCPVCDQAGECYLQDYSYQYGRSESRFEEDKGKKPKKIVGEHVMLYNDRCIMCTRCVRFTREVSGEGELMVKGRGSTEQIDIYPGAPLDNKLSGNVVDLCPVGALLDRDFLFQQRVWLLKNARSISPADAGGENVYLQHNEGKIWRVKPRYNTDVNDWWISDDTRYTYKAVHRDDRLRYAIVKDKGIQEPAGAGDALDAAMNGLKQAVQSNGNGSLVAVLSPMLASEEAYLLGLLIRELDPEATLVLGPIPTAGEDEVFKHYITGDETFRIRAEKVPNKRGIERVLKLLGGKTAQWDELSSMDVKGAWVTGNYLDKWVTTDAMPASLKDAFVVTTETIPNAIVEAADVVVPAATWAEKDGTWENIDNRIQPFEPAIEPLPGTHVEGEVFAKLLGRDGYDAQAIRHELSEKDDAFAGIELTAETETASETFEFAEL; encoded by the coding sequence ATGCCGAGCATTACGGTCGACGGGCAGACGATTGAGGCTGAGCAGGGTGAGTTGATCCTGCAAGCCTGCCTCCGGGCGGGCATGGAGTTGCCGCATTACTGCTACCACCCAGGGCTGAGTGTGGTGGCGTCGTGCCGGATTTGTTTGGCCGAGGTCGAAGGGGCTCCGAAGCTGCTGCCGACGTGTCAGACGCCGGTTCGCGATGGCATGGTCGTCCACACCAAGTCGCCCAGGGCCGTGGCCAACCAGAAGCAGGTCATGGAGTACCTGCTCGTCAACCACCCGCTCGACTGTCCCGTCTGCGATCAGGCGGGCGAGTGCTACTTGCAGGATTACAGCTACCAGTACGGCCGAAGCGAGAGCCGCTTCGAAGAGGACAAGGGCAAGAAGCCCAAGAAGATCGTCGGCGAGCACGTGATGCTCTACAACGACCGGTGCATCATGTGCACCCGCTGCGTCCGCTTCACCCGCGAAGTCAGCGGCGAGGGCGAGCTGATGGTCAAGGGACGCGGCAGCACGGAGCAGATCGACATCTATCCCGGCGCGCCGCTGGACAACAAGCTGTCGGGCAACGTCGTTGACCTGTGCCCGGTCGGGGCGCTGCTCGATCGGGACTTCCTCTTCCAGCAGCGGGTCTGGCTGCTGAAGAACGCCCGCAGCATCTCCCCGGCAGACGCCGGTGGTGAGAACGTCTACCTGCAGCACAACGAAGGCAAGATCTGGCGTGTCAAGCCGCGGTACAACACGGACGTCAACGACTGGTGGATCAGCGACGACACGCGGTACACGTACAAGGCCGTCCATCGCGACGACCGTCTTCGGTACGCCATCGTGAAAGACAAGGGCATCCAGGAGCCCGCCGGTGCCGGCGATGCACTCGACGCGGCGATGAACGGGCTGAAGCAGGCCGTCCAGTCGAATGGCAATGGCTCGCTCGTCGCGGTCCTCTCGCCGATGCTTGCCAGCGAGGAGGCGTATCTGCTAGGCCTTCTGATTCGGGAGCTTGATCCCGAAGCGACACTCGTGCTCGGGCCGATCCCGACAGCGGGTGAGGACGAGGTCTTCAAGCACTACATCACGGGCGACGAGACGTTCCGCATTCGCGCCGAGAAGGTGCCGAACAAGCGCGGCATCGAACGCGTGCTGAAGCTCCTCGGCGGCAAGACTGCGCAATGGGACGAGCTTTCCAGCATGGACGTCAAAGGGGCCTGGGTCACAGGCAACTACCTCGACAAGTGGGTGACGACCGACGCAATGCCGGCGTCACTGAAGGATGCCTTCGTCGTCACGACAGAGACGATCCCGAACGCGATTGTTGAGGCGGCCGACGTTGTTGTTCCCGCAGCGACATGGGCGGAGAAGGACGGGACGTGGGAGAACATCGACAACCGCATCCAGCCCTTCGAGCCGGCGATCGAGCCGCTTCCCGGCACGCACGTCGAAGGCGAGGTCTTCGCCAAACTCCTCGGCCGCGACGGCTATGACGCGCAGGCGATCCGCCACGAGCTGTCCGAGAAGGACGACGCCTTCGCTGGCATCGAATTGACCGCCGAGACGGAGACGGCCTCCGAGACGTTCGAGTTCGCTGAGCTGTAG
- a CDS encoding sodium:glutamate symporter: protein MADAYLLSTLFVLAMLLVGFALRATFGPLRYLFIPASVVGGLVGLGVMQLAVRQTVSPSLSDGFTSISNVIDGWPSLLIAVVFAGLLMERPGKKFSQAIVAASRQGIVVWIIVFGQAFVGLLACAFLIYPFFDVPPSFGQLIETGFAGGHGTAAAMGEVFDGLGFPQGRDLAFLFATAGLLYGVVSGIFFVNVGVRRGWLRGGPTDRESDRRRDTSRGSGVSETGDSVLPPESATGVAASEFKVPVVSGLEDRSDPKPSSLATVRSEVIDPLAFQLCLLGVAFGIGYLLQQLFLLGAGLIATEQQLGFVGKIPLFLFTLIGGWLTREAMHLLGVGDLIDGRSIARLVGISMEVLIVAALATLRLEAAADFLLPVLILLGVGFAWVAFCLLVVGRKLLPKSHWFELGLINYGMSTATTAQGMLLLRIVDRDLETDAASDYATASPLSAPFIGGGFITVLILPLTLERFGFVWVLPMMAMILIGLFAIGWQLRDRGTT from the coding sequence ATGGCAGACGCCTACTTGCTCTCGACGCTCTTCGTGCTGGCGATGCTCCTGGTCGGCTTCGCCCTTCGCGCAACGTTCGGGCCGCTGCGATACCTCTTCATCCCGGCAAGCGTCGTCGGCGGGCTCGTTGGCCTCGGCGTGATGCAGCTTGCGGTGCGGCAGACCGTGAGCCCAAGCCTCAGCGACGGCTTCACGAGCATCTCGAACGTCATCGACGGCTGGCCGTCGCTGCTCATCGCCGTCGTCTTCGCCGGCCTGCTGATGGAGCGGCCGGGCAAGAAGTTCAGCCAAGCGATCGTCGCCGCGAGTCGGCAGGGCATCGTCGTCTGGATCATCGTCTTCGGCCAGGCGTTCGTCGGACTGCTGGCCTGTGCGTTCCTGATCTACCCCTTCTTCGACGTCCCGCCAAGCTTCGGGCAACTAATCGAAACCGGCTTCGCCGGCGGCCACGGCACCGCGGCGGCGATGGGCGAAGTCTTCGACGGCCTGGGCTTCCCGCAGGGCCGAGACCTCGCGTTCCTGTTCGCTACGGCCGGCCTGCTCTACGGTGTCGTCAGCGGCATCTTCTTTGTCAACGTGGGCGTACGACGCGGGTGGCTCCGGGGCGGACCAACTGATCGTGAATCGGACCGACGCCGCGACACCAGTCGCGGATCTGGGGTTTCAGAAACCGGGGACAGCGTTCTCCCTCCCGAATCCGCGACTGGCGTCGCGGCGTCGGAGTTCAAAGTCCCCGTCGTCTCGGGGCTCGAAGATCGCTCCGACCCAAAGCCCTCATCCCTCGCCACGGTCCGCAGCGAGGTCATCGACCCGCTGGCGTTCCAGCTCTGCCTGCTCGGCGTCGCGTTCGGCATCGGCTACCTGCTCCAGCAGCTCTTCCTGCTCGGGGCGGGGCTCATCGCGACGGAACAGCAGCTCGGCTTCGTCGGCAAGATCCCGCTCTTCCTCTTCACCCTCATCGGCGGGTGGCTCACACGCGAGGCCATGCATCTACTGGGTGTCGGCGACCTCATCGACGGCCGGAGCATCGCCCGGCTCGTCGGCATCTCGATGGAAGTCCTCATCGTCGCCGCCTTGGCCACGCTTCGCCTCGAAGCCGCCGCCGACTTTTTGCTGCCGGTGCTGATCCTCCTCGGCGTCGGCTTCGCCTGGGTGGCGTTCTGCCTGCTGGTAGTGGGTCGCAAGCTGCTGCCGAAGAGCCACTGGTTCGAGCTGGGCCTGATCAACTACGGCATGAGCACCGCCACGACGGCCCAGGGCATGCTGCTGCTCCGGATCGTCGACCGCGACCTCGAAACCGACGCCGCCAGCGACTACGCCACCGCCTCGCCGCTCTCGGCCCCCTTCATCGGCGGCGGGTTCATCACGGTCCTGATCCTGCCGCTGACGCTGGAGCGATTCGGCTTCGTCTGGGTGCTGCCCATGATGGCGATGATCCTCATTGGGCTCTTCGCCATCGGTTGGCAGCTTCGCGATCGCGGGACGACGTGA